In the Caballeronia sp. LZ062 genome, one interval contains:
- the iolB gene encoding 5-deoxy-glucuronate isomerase: MSLLVKASREGQTIARVTPDSAGWKHVGFAAYRMDADDVVHVYDADRESCIVVLTGTVSIEAGDEHWQSIGSRDSVFEDAAPYAVYVPPKLAAIVRAERETELAVASAPATGLYPPRLIEPSQMKRSTRGKHANTRYVCDILPQTETAESLLVVEVRTPGGHASSYPPHKHDQDNVPTESALEETYYHRLNPPQGFAFQRVYTDERDLDETMAVEDHDVVMVPRGYHPVVVPYGYDNYYLNVMAGDKRTWHFKNDPKHEWIVERDSKG; encoded by the coding sequence ATGAGCCTGCTAGTGAAAGCATCGCGCGAAGGCCAGACCATCGCGCGCGTCACACCGGATTCCGCAGGCTGGAAGCATGTGGGCTTCGCCGCGTATCGCATGGACGCGGACGATGTCGTGCACGTGTACGACGCGGACCGCGAAAGCTGCATCGTCGTGTTGACGGGAACGGTCAGCATCGAAGCGGGCGACGAGCATTGGCAGTCCATCGGCTCGCGCGACAGCGTGTTCGAAGACGCCGCGCCGTACGCGGTCTACGTGCCGCCGAAGCTCGCCGCCATTGTGCGCGCCGAACGCGAAACGGAGCTTGCCGTGGCGAGCGCGCCCGCAACGGGGCTTTATCCGCCGCGTCTTATCGAGCCTTCGCAGATGAAGCGCTCGACGCGCGGCAAACACGCGAATACGCGCTACGTCTGCGATATTCTCCCGCAAACCGAAACCGCCGAGTCGTTGCTTGTGGTGGAAGTGAGAACGCCCGGCGGACATGCATCGAGTTATCCTCCGCATAAGCATGATCAGGATAACGTACCAACCGAAAGCGCGCTTGAGGAGACGTATTATCATCGCCTGAACCCGCCGCAAGGCTTTGCGTTCCAGCGGGTCTATACCGACGAACGCGATCTCGATGAGACCATGGCCGTCGAAGATCACGATGTGGTGATGGTGCCGCGCGGCTATCATCCGGTCGTCGTGCCGTATGGCTACGACAACTACTATCTGAACGTCATGGCGGGCGACAAGCGCACGTGGCACTTCAAGAACGACCCGAAGCACGAATGGATCGTGGAGCGCGACAGCAAAGGTTGA
- the iolE gene encoding myo-inosose-2 dehydratase, which translates to MPLNVRIGINPLSWMNDDLPSLGGETPLSVALTEGKRIGYEGFELGNKFPREPQALKTLLAQYDLALVSGWYSGQLARRSAEEEIEAVGPHLDLLAQNGATVMVYGEVAGSIQGAPRPLYQRPRFFSDAQWSQYAERLNRFAEYTLSKGVRVAYHHHMGAYVETPADVDRLMALTSDDVGLLFDAGHITFAGGDALSVLQKHIARVCHVHCKDVRTDIVKLARNRNWSFLDAVINGAFTVPGDGAVDYPGIVACLAAHDYRGWLVVEAEQDPVIAPSYAYADKGYRTLRALVDATYKEAA; encoded by the coding sequence ATGCCCCTGAATGTCCGCATCGGCATCAATCCCCTGTCATGGATGAACGACGACTTGCCTTCGCTCGGCGGCGAGACGCCGCTGTCCGTGGCGCTGACCGAAGGCAAGCGCATCGGCTATGAAGGCTTCGAACTCGGGAACAAGTTTCCGCGCGAACCTCAAGCGTTGAAGACGCTGCTCGCGCAATACGATCTGGCGCTCGTCTCCGGCTGGTATTCCGGGCAGCTTGCGCGACGCAGCGCGGAAGAAGAGATCGAAGCGGTTGGTCCGCATCTCGACCTGCTAGCGCAAAACGGCGCGACGGTCATGGTCTATGGCGAAGTGGCCGGTTCGATTCAAGGCGCACCGCGTCCGCTGTATCAGCGTCCGCGCTTCTTCTCGGATGCGCAATGGTCGCAATACGCCGAGCGGCTGAACCGCTTCGCCGAATACACGCTTTCTAAGGGCGTGCGCGTCGCCTACCATCATCACATGGGCGCGTATGTCGAAACGCCAGCGGACGTGGACCGTTTGATGGCGCTGACGAGCGATGACGTCGGTCTGCTCTTCGATGCAGGTCATATCACCTTCGCCGGCGGCGACGCATTGAGCGTGCTGCAAAAGCACATTGCGCGCGTGTGCCATGTGCATTGCAAGGATGTGCGCACCGATATCGTGAAGCTCGCGCGTAACCGCAACTGGAGCTTTCTCGATGCGGTTATCAACGGCGCGTTCACCGTGCCGGGCGACGGCGCGGTCGATTATCCGGGCATCGTCGCATGTCTTGCTGCGCATGACTATCGCGGCTGGCTCGTGGTGGAAGCGGAGCAAGACCCCGTGATTGCGCCGAGCTATGCGTATGCCGACAAGGGCTATCGCACGCTGCGCGCACTCGTCGATGCAACGTATAAGGAGGCGGCATGA
- the iolD gene encoding 3D-(3,5/4)-trihydroxycyclohexane-1,2-dione acylhydrolase (decyclizing) produces the protein MNAVASTITLTAAQALVRYLAALRTEHGEPLFGGVFAIFGHGNVAGMGEALYRHREELPTYRAHNEQAMAHSAIAFAKAHMRRRMMAVTTSIGPGATNLVTAAALAHVNRLPVLLLPGDIFVSRAPDPVLQQVEDAHDGGASANDALKAVSRYFDRIVHPAQLLSALPRAIRVLTDAAQCGPVTLALPQDVQAMAYDYPASFFEPRVVEFHAPAASAREIERAAALLRESREPMIVSGGGVLYGLATDALRDFAHKHGIPVAETQAGKGALAWGDALNVGGIGVTGSSSANELAHASDCVLAVGTRLQDFTTGSNTLFTAATLLAINANPFDALKQNAVAVEADARLALDALSQALGDWRAAPKWTTRAQRLANDWRETVAHVTNTPPPDGRLPREAEVIGAVQRSHDASPADDIVVCAAGTLPADLQKLWRTGAPGGYHVEYGYSCMGYEIAGGLGVKLARPEREVIVIVGDGSYLMMNSELATSVMLGAKLIVVLLDNRGYGCINRLQQACGGAPFNNLLDDCKQGEAGAPHIDFAMHARSMGALTEHVANVNELQDAMKRARAADRSYLISIDTDPARTTEEGGWWWEVAVPEVSDRDAVMSARASYERALKARAGNID, from the coding sequence ATGAACGCAGTGGCTTCCACCATCACACTGACCGCTGCGCAGGCGCTCGTGCGCTATCTCGCGGCACTGCGCACGGAACACGGCGAGCCGCTTTTCGGCGGCGTTTTCGCGATCTTTGGGCATGGCAACGTCGCGGGCATGGGCGAGGCGCTCTATCGCCATCGCGAGGAATTGCCGACGTATCGCGCGCATAACGAGCAGGCGATGGCGCATAGCGCGATTGCCTTCGCCAAGGCGCACATGCGGCGCCGCATGATGGCGGTGACGACATCTATCGGCCCGGGCGCGACGAATCTCGTCACAGCGGCTGCGCTCGCGCATGTCAACCGCTTGCCGGTGCTGCTTTTGCCAGGCGACATCTTCGTCTCGCGCGCGCCTGATCCCGTGTTGCAGCAAGTCGAAGATGCGCATGATGGCGGGGCATCGGCGAACGATGCGCTCAAGGCCGTGTCGCGTTACTTCGATCGTATCGTGCATCCCGCGCAGTTGCTGAGCGCGTTGCCGCGCGCCATTCGCGTCTTGACCGATGCGGCGCAATGCGGTCCCGTGACGCTCGCGTTGCCACAAGACGTGCAGGCGATGGCGTATGACTACCCTGCTTCGTTCTTCGAGCCGCGTGTGGTCGAGTTTCATGCGCCGGCTGCATCGGCGCGCGAGATCGAGCGTGCCGCCGCGCTGCTGCGTGAATCGCGCGAGCCGATGATCGTGTCGGGCGGCGGCGTGCTCTACGGCCTCGCGACGGACGCGCTGCGCGACTTCGCGCACAAGCACGGCATTCCGGTCGCTGAAACGCAGGCCGGCAAGGGCGCGCTCGCATGGGGCGACGCGTTGAACGTGGGCGGCATCGGCGTGACGGGATCATCGTCCGCGAATGAACTCGCGCACGCGAGCGATTGCGTGCTGGCCGTCGGCACGCGCTTGCAGGACTTCACGACGGGATCGAACACGCTCTTCACAGCGGCCACGCTTCTCGCCATCAACGCCAATCCATTCGATGCGCTCAAGCAGAACGCCGTGGCCGTCGAAGCGGATGCACGGCTCGCGCTCGATGCGCTGTCGCAAGCGCTCGGCGACTGGCGTGCGGCGCCCAAATGGACCACGCGCGCGCAACGTCTTGCGAACGACTGGCGCGAGACCGTCGCGCACGTGACGAACACGCCGCCGCCGGACGGCCGCTTGCCGCGCGAAGCGGAGGTGATCGGCGCCGTGCAACGTTCGCACGATGCGTCGCCGGCCGACGATATCGTCGTCTGCGCCGCGGGCACGCTGCCCGCCGACTTGCAGAAGCTGTGGCGCACGGGTGCGCCGGGCGGTTATCACGTCGAATACGGCTATTCGTGCATGGGCTATGAAATCGCGGGCGGCCTCGGCGTGAAGCTCGCGCGGCCCGAACGCGAAGTCATCGTGATCGTCGGCGACGGCAGCTATCTGATGATGAACAGCGAGCTTGCTACATCGGTGATGCTCGGTGCGAAGCTCATTGTCGTGCTGCTCGACAATCGCGGCTATGGCTGCATCAACCGCTTGCAGCAGGCGTGCGGCGGCGCGCCGTTCAACAACCTGCTCGACGATTGCAAGCAAGGAGAAGCGGGCGCGCCGCATATCGACTTCGCCATGCACGCGCGTTCGATGGGCGCGCTCACGGAACACGTAGCCAACGTCAATGAACTGCAGGACGCGATGAAGCGCGCGCGCGCCGCCGACCGCAGCTATCTGATTTCGATCGACACCGATCCCGCCCGCACCACCGAAGAAGGCGGATGGTGGTGGGAAGTAGCGGTGCCCGAAGTCTCGGATCGCGATGCGGTCATGTCCGCGCGCGCGAGCTATGAACGCGCGCTGAAGGCTCGCGCGGGCAACATCGACTAA
- the iolC gene encoding 5-dehydro-2-deoxygluconokinase has protein sequence MPAQNFSRFAPDRTRDIVCLGRLAVDLYAQQVGARLEDVSTFAKYLGGSSANIAFGCARLGLKSSMLARVGNDHMGRFLTETLAREGCDISHVRTDPERLTALVLLGIEDRDTFPLVFYRENCADMAVDESDFDEAYIASSKALLITGTHFSTEHVNRTSRRALEYARRNQVRTILDIDYRPVLWGLTGKADGETRFVANEGVTAHLQRILPLMDLVIGTEEEFRIAGGKDRLIDALTMVRTVTSATLVVKRGPLGCSIIEGAVPASIDDAPVHGGVEVEVLNVLGAGDAFASGFLSGWLRDAPLEACASAANACGALVVSRHGCAPAMPTPAELDYFLASAKQDPARMRRPDRDATLARLHRVSPARKAWDEVLGFAFDHRNQFFELVQQTGASEARISRLKGAFVEAVAQTEKELQLEGRIGVLIDDRYGQDALNAATGRGWWIGRPVELPGSMPLVFDHGRSIGTTLIEWPREHVVKCLVHYHPDHPHDVRLEQEAQLRALYDAVQASGHELLLEVIVPKNGPPVADDTVYRALKRLYNLQLYPEWWKLEPMSAAQWQAVDGLIAERDPYCRGVVLLGLSAGVDQLRDGFREAALSKTCKGFTVGRTIFHEPSHAWLAGEITDEELIGRVRRTFETLIAAWRDARASQDTTADIKTLHATQEQAA, from the coding sequence ATGCCTGCACAAAACTTCTCTCGCTTCGCACCGGACCGCACGCGCGACATCGTGTGCCTCGGGCGTCTCGCCGTCGATCTGTATGCGCAGCAAGTCGGCGCGCGGCTCGAAGACGTATCGACGTTTGCGAAGTATCTCGGCGGATCGTCGGCGAATATCGCATTCGGCTGCGCGCGGCTCGGGCTCAAGTCGTCGATGCTCGCTCGCGTCGGCAACGATCACATGGGGCGCTTTCTCACCGAAACGCTCGCGCGCGAAGGCTGCGATATCAGCCATGTTCGAACCGATCCCGAGCGGCTGACCGCGCTCGTTCTGCTCGGCATAGAAGATCGCGATACGTTTCCGCTCGTCTTCTATCGCGAGAACTGCGCGGACATGGCCGTCGACGAAAGCGATTTCGACGAAGCGTATATCGCGTCATCGAAGGCGCTGCTGATCACGGGCACACACTTCTCGACGGAGCACGTGAACCGCACGAGCCGCCGCGCGCTGGAATATGCGCGACGCAATCAGGTGCGCACGATTCTCGATATCGACTATCGGCCGGTGCTGTGGGGTCTCACGGGGAAGGCCGACGGCGAAACGCGCTTTGTCGCCAACGAAGGCGTGACCGCGCATTTGCAGCGCATTTTGCCGCTAATGGATCTCGTGATCGGCACCGAAGAAGAGTTCCGTATCGCGGGCGGCAAAGACCGTCTCATCGATGCGCTCACGATGGTGCGTACCGTCACGAGCGCGACGCTCGTGGTGAAGCGCGGGCCGCTCGGATGCTCGATCATTGAAGGCGCGGTGCCCGCTTCCATCGACGATGCGCCGGTTCACGGCGGCGTCGAAGTGGAAGTGCTGAACGTGCTCGGCGCAGGCGATGCATTCGCTTCGGGCTTCCTCTCCGGATGGCTGCGCGACGCGCCGCTCGAAGCCTGCGCGAGCGCGGCGAATGCATGCGGCGCGCTCGTCGTTTCGCGACACGGCTGCGCGCCCGCGATGCCGACGCCCGCCGAACTCGACTATTTCCTCGCGTCGGCCAAACAAGACCCAGCACGCATGCGCCGCCCCGACCGCGATGCGACGCTCGCACGGCTGCATCGCGTGAGCCCCGCGCGCAAGGCATGGGACGAAGTGCTGGGTTTTGCATTCGATCATCGCAACCAGTTCTTCGAACTCGTGCAGCAAACGGGCGCAAGCGAAGCGCGCATTTCTAGGCTCAAAGGCGCGTTCGTCGAAGCGGTCGCGCAGACGGAAAAGGAGCTGCAACTCGAAGGACGCATCGGCGTATTGATCGACGACCGCTACGGACAGGATGCGCTGAACGCGGCAACGGGGCGCGGCTGGTGGATCGGCCGGCCCGTGGAGTTGCCCGGCTCCATGCCGCTCGTCTTCGATCATGGCCGATCGATCGGCACGACGCTCATCGAATGGCCGCGCGAGCATGTGGTGAAGTGCCTCGTTCACTATCACCCGGATCATCCGCACGACGTGCGGCTCGAACAGGAAGCGCAGTTGCGCGCGCTCTACGATGCAGTGCAGGCAAGCGGCCACGAATTGCTGCTCGAAGTGATCGTGCCGAAGAACGGACCGCCCGTTGCAGACGACACCGTGTATCGCGCGCTGAAGCGGCTCTATAACCTTCAGTTATACCCCGAATGGTGGAAGCTCGAACCGATGAGCGCGGCGCAATGGCAAGCCGTCGATGGCCTGATCGCCGAACGCGATCCGTATTGCCGTGGCGTCGTGCTGCTGGGATTGTCCGCGGGCGTCGATCAGTTGCGCGATGGCTTCAGGGAAGCGGCTTTGTCGAAGACATGCAAAGGCTTCACAGTTGGCCGCACGATCTTTCATGAGCCGAGCCACGCATGGCTCGCGGGTGAGATAACCGACGAGGAACTTATTGGCCGCGTGCGCCGCACGTTCGAGACTTTGATCGCGGCATGGCGCGACGCCCGCGCATCGCAGGACACGACAGCCGATATCAAGACCCTTCACGCAACTCAGGAGCAAGCCGCATGA
- a CDS encoding ATP-binding cassette domain-containing protein: MNDDNILALENVSKFFGKVIALNGVTLRLKRGEVHCLLGDNGAGKSTLIKTLAGVHAPSSGQYLVDGKPVHFESPKEALDLGIATVYQDLALVPLLSVARNFFMGREPQKKRFGLFSVMDLDLAAQTSRAKLAEMGIHVRDPHQPIGTMSGGEKQCLAIARAIHFGARVLILDEPTAALGVKQSFNVLKLIHKARAKGISVIFITHNVHHAYPIGDSFTLLNRGRSMGTFTKDTITKNEVLDMMAGGAEMQKMIGELEGATI; the protein is encoded by the coding sequence ATGAACGACGACAACATTCTCGCGCTCGAAAACGTCAGCAAGTTCTTCGGCAAGGTGATTGCGCTCAACGGCGTGACGCTGCGGCTCAAACGCGGCGAAGTGCACTGTCTGCTCGGCGATAACGGCGCGGGCAAGTCCACGCTCATCAAGACGCTGGCCGGCGTGCATGCGCCCTCTTCCGGTCAGTATCTGGTCGATGGCAAGCCCGTGCATTTCGAATCGCCGAAAGAGGCGCTCGATCTGGGCATCGCGACGGTGTATCAGGATCTGGCGCTCGTGCCGCTTCTGTCGGTCGCGCGCAATTTCTTCATGGGCCGCGAACCGCAGAAGAAACGTTTCGGCCTTTTCAGCGTGATGGACCTCGATCTCGCCGCCCAAACGTCACGCGCCAAACTTGCGGAAATGGGCATCCACGTGCGTGATCCGCATCAGCCCATCGGCACCATGTCCGGCGGCGAAAAGCAATGTCTCGCGATTGCGCGCGCCATTCACTTCGGCGCACGCGTGCTGATTCTGGACGAACCGACGGCCGCGCTCGGCGTGAAGCAGAGCTTCAACGTGCTCAAGCTCATTCACAAGGCGCGCGCAAAAGGCATATCGGTGATCTTCATCACGCATAACGTGCATCACGCGTATCCGATCGGCGACTCGTTCACGCTGCTCAATCGCGGCCGTTCGATGGGCACCTTCACGAAGGACACCATCACGAAGAACGAAGTGCTCGACATGATGGCGGGCGGCGCAGAGATGCAAAAGATGATCGGCGAACTCGAAGGCGCGACCATCTGA
- a CDS encoding ABC transporter permease: protein MGVAGKHYPPHANPQHDSADAATDKDRLSDERVRRQSWFGHFLNRPEFAAISGTVLVFLVFGFGAGSSGMFNLDGVMNWSQVAAYLGLLAVGACLLMIAGEFDLSIGSMIGFAGMMVALPSVYFYWPISVSILFAFVASMLLGALNGYLVMRTRLPSFIVTLAFLFILRGLTLALSIMFADRTIISGVGDLAQKDWVADTLFHGVALHGFFTWLAHLGIGKLLDSGEPLVPGIPKVIIWWFVLAAIGAFVLAKTRYGNWILAVGGDSNAAKNVGVPVKRVKISLFVLTAFCSCLFAVLQVCDIGSAAADRGLQKEFEAIIAAVIGGTLLTGGYGSVVGACFGALIFGVVQIGITYTNVSSDWFRVFLGVMLLIAVLFNHYVRRRVSQAQ from the coding sequence ATGGGCGTAGCCGGCAAGCACTATCCTCCACACGCGAATCCCCAGCACGACAGCGCCGACGCTGCGACCGACAAGGACAGGCTATCGGACGAGCGCGTGCGCCGGCAGTCGTGGTTCGGGCATTTCCTGAATCGCCCGGAATTCGCGGCCATTTCGGGCACGGTGCTCGTGTTCCTGGTGTTCGGCTTCGGCGCGGGTTCGTCGGGCATGTTCAACCTCGACGGCGTGATGAACTGGTCACAGGTCGCCGCTTACTTAGGATTACTCGCGGTCGGCGCGTGCCTCTTGATGATCGCGGGTGAGTTCGACTTGTCCATCGGCTCGATGATCGGCTTTGCCGGCATGATGGTCGCGCTGCCTTCGGTCTATTTTTATTGGCCGATCTCCGTCTCGATTCTCTTTGCGTTCGTCGCGTCCATGCTGCTCGGCGCGCTCAACGGCTATCTCGTGATGCGCACGCGATTGCCGTCGTTCATCGTCACGCTCGCGTTTCTGTTCATTCTGCGCGGTCTGACGCTCGCACTGTCGATCATGTTCGCGGACCGCACGATCATCTCCGGTGTCGGCGATCTCGCGCAGAAGGACTGGGTCGCCGATACGCTTTTTCATGGCGTCGCGCTGCACGGCTTCTTCACGTGGCTCGCGCATCTGGGCATCGGCAAGCTGCTGGATAGCGGCGAACCGCTCGTGCCGGGCATTCCGAAGGTCATCATCTGGTGGTTCGTGCTCGCGGCGATCGGCGCGTTCGTGCTCGCGAAAACGCGCTACGGCAACTGGATTCTCGCGGTCGGCGGCGATTCGAACGCCGCGAAGAACGTCGGCGTGCCGGTCAAGCGCGTGAAGATATCGCTCTTCGTGCTGACCGCGTTCTGCTCGTGCCTCTTCGCCGTGCTGCAAGTGTGCGACATCGGCTCGGCGGCGGCGGATCGCGGCCTGCAGAAGGAATTCGAAGCGATCATCGCGGCGGTCATCGGCGGAACGTTGCTCACGGGCGGTTACGGTTCGGTCGTCGGCGCATGTTTCGGAGCGCTAATCTTTGGTGTTGTGCAAATCGGCATCACGTACACGAACGTCAGCTCCGACTGGTTCCGCGTGTTTCTCGGCGTGATGCTGCTGATCGCCGTGCTCTTCAATCACTACGTGCGCCGCCGCGTGTCGCAGGCGCAATGA
- a CDS encoding sugar ABC transporter substrate-binding protein produces the protein MTLCNGRAALRALAAAAALCSAALFTTSPAHAAPDARFVLISHAPDSDSWWNTIKNAIKQADEDFNVQTDYRNPPNGDIADMARLIEQAAARNYDGVITTIADFDVLKSALNKVTAKKIPLVTINSGTEEQSAQLGAIMHIGQPEYVAGKAAGEKAKAAGVKSFLCVNHIATNTVSFDRCRGFADAIGVDYKASTVDSGQDPTEIQSKVSAFLRNHPDTQAILTLGPTPASATLKAVTQMGLQNKVYFVTFDFSDDIAKAIKDGTIKFAIDQQPYLQGYIPVAVLSIVKKEHTTDPAKIRQLLEANPKFKARLETYGLQPSYGPKNIRSGPGFITKDNLDKVVKYAGQYR, from the coding sequence ATGACCCTTTGCAACGGTCGGGCCGCGCTGCGCGCGCTGGCGGCTGCTGCTGCGCTGTGCAGCGCCGCGTTGTTCACGACGTCCCCCGCTCACGCGGCGCCGGACGCCAGATTCGTGCTAATCAGCCACGCGCCGGACTCGGACTCGTGGTGGAACACCATCAAGAACGCGATCAAACAGGCGGACGAGGACTTCAACGTCCAGACCGACTATCGCAATCCGCCCAACGGCGACATCGCCGACATGGCGCGTCTCATCGAACAGGCCGCCGCGCGCAATTACGACGGCGTCATCACGACGATCGCAGACTTCGACGTGCTGAAGAGCGCGCTCAACAAGGTGACGGCCAAGAAGATCCCGCTCGTCACGATCAATTCCGGCACCGAGGAACAGAGCGCACAACTGGGCGCGATCATGCACATCGGTCAACCGGAGTACGTGGCGGGCAAGGCGGCGGGCGAAAAGGCGAAAGCGGCCGGCGTGAAGTCGTTCCTGTGCGTGAACCATATCGCGACGAACACCGTGTCGTTCGATCGTTGCCGCGGTTTCGCGGATGCCATCGGCGTGGACTACAAGGCGTCCACGGTGGACTCGGGACAGGACCCGACCGAGATCCAGTCGAAGGTGTCGGCGTTCCTGCGCAATCATCCGGATACGCAGGCGATTCTCACGCTCGGACCGACGCCCGCGTCCGCGACGCTCAAAGCCGTCACACAAATGGGCCTGCAAAACAAGGTCTATTTCGTGACCTTCGACTTCTCCGATGACATCGCGAAGGCGATCAAGGACGGCACGATCAAGTTCGCCATCGATCAGCAACCGTACTTGCAGGGCTACATTCCGGTCGCGGTGCTCTCCATCGTGAAGAAGGAGCACACCACCGATCCGGCGAAGATCCGCCAGCTTCTCGAAGCGAATCCCAAGTTCAAGGCGCGCCTCGAGACGTATGGCTTGCAGCCGTCGTATGGCCCGAAGAACATCCGCTCGGGCCCGGGCTTCATCACTAAAGACAATCTCGACAAGGTCGTGAAGTACGCCGGGCAGTATCGCTAA
- a CDS encoding MurR/RpiR family transcriptional regulator yields the protein MQDETSTDVLSVDDLMQRITDAYDSLPRQLKSVASYIEQHRQSVMMDRTSDIAASCGVHPSAVVRFAQRFGFSGFSDLQAVFRQAYAGGSTAQSYQQRIRKLIDEKAGVASGVSVAREFIAASRAGLDELEAGIDDAQFEAAVEMLEKAENIYVIGVRRSFAVASYIVYALGHTKKRVHLISGVGGMFREQIRSVKKGDVLIAISFAPYGKETQYCVRAAQHHGAATLVITDSQLSPLARHASASLLVKEGSAFAFRSLTSTICLCQALFIALAYRLELNVEESRETGGYDD from the coding sequence ATGCAGGATGAAACCAGTACCGACGTGCTTTCCGTCGACGACCTGATGCAGCGGATCACCGATGCCTACGACTCGCTGCCGCGCCAGTTGAAGAGCGTGGCGTCGTATATCGAGCAGCATCGGCAGAGCGTGATGATGGACCGCACGAGCGATATCGCCGCGTCGTGCGGCGTGCATCCGTCCGCGGTCGTGCGTTTCGCGCAGCGTTTCGGCTTCTCCGGCTTCTCCGACCTTCAGGCGGTGTTCCGGCAGGCGTATGCGGGCGGGAGCACGGCGCAGAGCTACCAGCAGCGCATCCGCAAGCTGATCGACGAGAAAGCTGGCGTCGCGTCGGGCGTTTCCGTGGCGCGCGAATTCATCGCGGCGAGCCGCGCGGGCCTCGACGAACTCGAAGCCGGAATCGACGACGCGCAGTTCGAAGCCGCCGTCGAGATGCTGGAGAAGGCGGAGAACATCTATGTGATCGGCGTGCGCCGCTCGTTCGCGGTGGCGAGCTACATCGTCTATGCGCTCGGCCATACGAAAAAGCGCGTGCATCTGATTTCGGGCGTCGGCGGCATGTTCCGCGAACAGATTCGCAGCGTGAAAAAGGGCGATGTGCTGATTGCGATCAGCTTCGCGCCGTACGGCAAGGAGACGCAATACTGCGTGCGCGCGGCGCAGCATCACGGCGCGGCGACGCTCGTCATCACCGATAGCCAGCTTTCGCCGCTCGCGCGTCACGCGAGCGCGAGCCTGCTCGTGAAGGAGGGCAGCGCGTTCGCGTTCCGCTCGCTCACGAGCACCATCTGCCTGTGCCAGGCGCTGTTTATCGCGCTCGCGTACCGGCTCGAATTGAACGTCGAAGAATCCAGGGAGACAGGCGGTTATGACGATTGA
- the iolG gene encoding inositol 2-dehydrogenase: MTIDVAVFGAGRIGKIHAANLARQPGVRLKYVVDVNRDAAAALAEQHGAQVADIDGAMGDATIGATVVCSSTDTHADLIMQSASQGKHVFCEKPVDLTLERARACADAVERAGVVCMIGFQRRFDPTFSALKARVEAGEIGDPEMLIVTSRDPGAPPVEYIKHSGGIFKDMLIHDFDIFRWMLDDEAETLHATGSCLSDPAIADAGDIDSTAVTIRTKRGRLCQINTARRAAYGYDQRFELLGSAGMLQAGNVRPTEVTAYSKTAVSSDVPEAFFLERYRAAYALEIAHFFDAVNRGKPVRTTVADGLKALELAEAATLSWREKRIVRLAEQAA; the protein is encoded by the coding sequence ATGACGATTGACGTGGCGGTGTTTGGTGCGGGGCGCATCGGCAAGATTCACGCGGCGAATCTGGCGCGGCAGCCGGGCGTGCGGCTGAAGTATGTCGTCGATGTGAACCGTGACGCGGCGGCCGCGCTTGCGGAACAGCACGGCGCTCAGGTGGCCGATATCGACGGCGCAATGGGCGATGCGACGATCGGCGCGACCGTCGTGTGTTCGAGCACGGACACGCACGCGGACCTCATCATGCAGTCGGCCTCACAGGGCAAGCACGTGTTCTGCGAGAAGCCGGTGGACCTCACGCTCGAACGCGCGCGCGCCTGCGCTGATGCGGTGGAGCGCGCGGGCGTCGTGTGCATGATCGGCTTTCAGCGGCGCTTCGATCCGACGTTCTCGGCGCTGAAGGCGCGCGTCGAAGCGGGCGAGATCGGCGATCCGGAAATGCTGATCGTCACGAGCCGCGATCCGGGCGCGCCGCCGGTGGAGTACATCAAGCATTCGGGCGGCATCTTCAAGGACATGCTGATCCACGACTTCGACATCTTCCGCTGGATGCTCGACGACGAAGCGGAGACGCTGCACGCGACCGGCAGTTGCCTCTCCGATCCGGCTATCGCGGATGCCGGCGATATCGACTCGACCGCGGTGACGATCCGCACGAAGCGCGGCCGGCTGTGCCAGATCAACACGGCGCGGCGCGCGGCGTATGGCTACGATCAGCGGTTCGAATTGCTCGGCAGCGCCGGCATGCTTCAGGCGGGCAACGTGCGTCCGACCGAAGTCACCGCATATTCGAAGACTGCCGTCTCGTCGGACGTGCCCGAAGCGTTCTTTCTCGAACGGTATCGCGCGGCGTATGCCCTGGAAATCGCGCATTTCTTCGATGCCGTGAATCGCGGCAAGCCGGTGCGCACGACGGTCGCGGACGGCCTGAAGGCGCTGGAACTGGCCGAAGCCGCGACGCTTTCGTGGCGCGAGAAGCGCATCGTGCGGCTTGCGGAGCAAGCGGCGTGA